A window of the Salipiger sp. H15 genome harbors these coding sequences:
- a CDS encoding transporter substrate-binding domain-containing protein produces MSPDQAPLRVALNHGNFVLVGRDDAGRPKGISVDLAQAYAAARGREIVFVEYERAVDVSSSATDDEWDICFLAVDPERAMTIAFTEPYVRIEGNYLAGPDCDAPDAGALVASGLPVGSVRGSAYSLTLQRKPGAEVLKLYETLQLALQALDRGEVRAAAGIRQAMEHEGGKRPGSRVLTPPFMEIRQAMAMPQGRPEASADLQAFLTEALRDGTVGDILERHGVSRDCAIVPA; encoded by the coding sequence ATGTCACCTGACCAAGCTCCCCTTCGCGTTGCGCTGAACCACGGCAACTTCGTCCTTGTCGGCCGCGACGATGCCGGCCGGCCGAAGGGCATCAGCGTCGATCTGGCGCAGGCCTACGCGGCGGCCCGCGGACGCGAGATCGTCTTCGTGGAGTATGAGCGCGCCGTCGACGTCTCCTCCTCCGCCACCGACGACGAATGGGACATCTGCTTCCTCGCGGTCGACCCCGAGCGCGCCATGACGATCGCCTTCACCGAGCCCTACGTCCGGATTGAGGGCAACTATCTCGCGGGACCGGACTGCGACGCCCCCGATGCCGGTGCGCTGGTCGCCTCCGGGCTGCCGGTCGGCTCCGTGCGGGGCAGTGCCTATTCGCTGACGCTGCAGCGCAAGCCAGGCGCGGAGGTCTTGAAGCTCTATGAAACCCTGCAATTGGCGCTCCAGGCGCTCGACCGGGGCGAGGTCCGCGCGGCGGCCGGCATCCGCCAGGCGATGGAGCACGAGGGGGGCAAGCGCCCCGGAAGCCGCGTGCTGACCCCGCCGTTCATGGAAATCCGCCAGGCCATGGCGATGCCGCAGGGGCGGCCCGAGGCCTCTGCCGACCTTCAGGCCTTCCTGACCGAGGCGCTGCGGGATGGCACGGTCGGCGACATTCTCGAGCGGCACGGCGTGTCGCGCGACTGCGCGATCGTTCCCGCGTAA
- a CDS encoding amidase family protein encodes MHCDTPLNTAAPLCLPGGASSGSAAAVAARLADFALGTDTGGS; translated from the coding sequence GTGCATTGCGACACGCCGCTGAACACCGCCGCGCCCTTGTGCCTGCCCGGAGGCGCCTCGAGCGGATCGGCCGCGGCCGTCGCGGCGAGGCTCGCGGATTTTGCCCTCGGCACAGACACAGGCGGCTCGTAG
- a CDS encoding GMC family oxidoreductase: MAAPFDMNDDSVVVIIGTGAGGGVLANELAQKGVSVVALEAGGRYLPEDYINDEWDSFGQLSWTDPRTTSGNWRVAKDFSGLPAWIVKAVGGTSIHWAGASLRFQEHEWKAKATYGDVQGANLLDWPLDHAEMAPWYDKAEDKLKVTRTGGRAGLPGNNNFKVLEAGAKALGYTEVHTGNMAINSADYDDRMPCQQTGFCFQGCKWGAKWSAAYTDIPRGEATGNLEVRDHAHAARILHDDSGKVTGVEYYDKDGALQMQKARVVCVAGNSFESPRLLLNSASAMFPDGLANSSGQVGRNYMRHTTGSVYATFDKPVRMWRGTTMAGIVRDEARHDPSRGFVGGYELETLSLGLPFMAAFLDPGSWGREFTTALDSYENMAGMWIVGEDMPQETNRVTLNHGVKDAFGLPVVDVHFDDHPNDIAMRNHAYAQGRAIYEAVGATRTLPTPPYPSTHNLGTNRMSENPRDGVVNRWGQTHDIANLFVSDGSQFTTGAAENPTLTIVALAIRQADHISGELSRGNL; encoded by the coding sequence ATGGCTGCACCTTTCGACATGAACGACGACAGCGTCGTCGTGATCATCGGCACCGGCGCCGGAGGCGGCGTCCTGGCCAACGAGCTCGCGCAGAAGGGCGTGAGCGTCGTGGCTCTGGAAGCGGGCGGGCGCTACCTGCCCGAGGATTACATCAACGACGAGTGGGACAGCTTCGGCCAGCTCTCCTGGACCGACCCGCGCACCACCTCGGGCAACTGGCGCGTGGCGAAGGACTTCTCGGGCCTGCCCGCCTGGATCGTCAAGGCGGTGGGCGGCACCTCGATCCACTGGGCCGGGGCCTCGCTGCGCTTCCAGGAGCACGAGTGGAAGGCCAAGGCCACCTATGGTGACGTGCAGGGCGCGAACCTGCTCGACTGGCCGCTCGACCATGCCGAGATGGCGCCCTGGTACGACAAGGCCGAGGACAAGCTCAAGGTCACCCGCACCGGCGGGCGTGCCGGGCTGCCGGGCAACAACAACTTCAAGGTGCTCGAGGCCGGCGCCAAGGCGCTTGGCTACACCGAGGTCCACACCGGCAACATGGCGATCAACTCGGCCGACTACGACGACCGCATGCCCTGCCAGCAGACCGGCTTCTGCTTCCAGGGCTGCAAGTGGGGCGCCAAGTGGTCCGCCGCCTACACCGACATCCCGCGCGGCGAGGCGACCGGCAACCTCGAGGTGCGCGACCATGCCCATGCCGCGCGCATCCTGCACGACGACAGCGGCAAGGTGACCGGGGTCGAGTATTACGACAAGGACGGTGCGCTGCAGATGCAGAAGGCGCGCGTCGTCTGCGTCGCGGGCAACTCCTTCGAGAGCCCGCGCCTGCTGCTCAACTCGGCCTCGGCGATGTTCCCGGACGGGCTGGCCAACAGTTCGGGCCAGGTCGGGCGCAACTACATGCGGCACACCACCGGCTCGGTCTACGCGACCTTCGACAAGCCGGTGCGCATGTGGCGCGGCACGACCATGGCGGGCATCGTGCGCGACGAGGCGCGGCACGACCCCTCGCGCGGCTTCGTCGGCGGCTACGAGCTCGAGACGCTGAGCCTCGGGCTGCCGTTCATGGCGGCCTTCCTCGACCCCGGCTCCTGGGGGCGCGAGTTCACCACGGCGCTCGATTCCTACGAGAACATGGCCGGGATGTGGATCGTCGGCGAGGACATGCCGCAGGAGACCAACCGCGTGACGCTCAACCACGGCGTCAAGGATGCCTTCGGCCTGCCGGTGGTGGACGTGCATTTCGACGACCACCCCAACGACATCGCCATGCGCAACCACGCCTACGCGCAGGGGCGGGCGATCTACGAGGCGGTGGGCGCCACACGCACCCTGCCGACGCCGCCCTACCCCTCGACCCACAACCTCGGCACCAACCGCATGTCCGAGAACCCGCGCGACGGGGTGGTGAACCGCTGGGGTCAGACGCACGACATCGCCAACCTCTTCGTCTCGGACGGCTCGCAGTTCACCACCGGCGCGGCGGAGAATCCGACGCTGACCATCGTGGCGCTGGCGATCCGGCAGGCGGACCATATCTCCGGCGAGCTCTCGCGCGGCAACCTCTGA
- a CDS encoding VCBS repeat-containing protein, whose protein sequence is MPASNPIASIFDFPDLNPIAQISGTGRTEAESLTIGSGFQVRSNPHPSAGQYLEAIAPASQAGGIFSGAAGYYDLTLGYFDESDGVSFMEILVNGSVVSSFAWDSATGSQIVTAAAKAEHVVTGVALAPGDVIELRGMADGGEPLRTDYLDVSAGSAPGPASSFAVEAEDLTLVSGFEAVRNGAASASYVLQQSGGGTARASFTMEQTGHFDLTIRYFDESDGVSELWVKVNGVEVDRFLWDDVTGSTLASKASLAQHVIAGLDLRAGDVIELEGRGDGGEPLRLDRLDFEARDDAPAGPLPDLWYEDGNDVVVALNDGSGAFTEVVTGITTDVTYSAGGAIRAGASILSADLDGDGLNDFLKVFTTGPELPAIPAGASQVPYRFTVTTEVYLNDGAMGFDLAASSDEVFDILIGDVELDAGEPPADLFRAHAAGDIDADGDIDYLAGSYLGGALFVLENDGANAFSLQAATPIAVLGYTPNEALLADMNGDELLDAVVTTGADWNGLAITVNDGTGQMVTTAGRGGGEGGAGNPQVADLDGDGDLDVIYSLAGEDSALYAVLNDGTGHEDGAGVRIGTIDGGVGTKLAADFDGDGDVEMVTASLSDEDYGVPAGLRTFELVRDAAGDRFEEVSYDPDIVGRVLAPEDYDGDGDLDMLIFSSGLRLLVNDGAGNFSLGDEIVPPFVSTEVSWVPRVGTGDFDTADTFLF, encoded by the coding sequence ATGCCTGCTTCAAATCCTATTGCCTCGATATTCGACTTTCCCGATCTGAACCCGATCGCCCAAATTTCCGGCACGGGGCGGACCGAGGCGGAAAGCCTCACCATCGGCAGCGGATTCCAGGTCAGGAGCAACCCCCATCCTTCGGCAGGCCAGTATCTCGAGGCCATTGCACCGGCCTCGCAGGCCGGGGGCATATTTTCCGGCGCCGCGGGATATTATGACCTGACACTGGGATATTTCGACGAGAGCGACGGCGTTTCCTTCATGGAAATCCTCGTGAACGGCAGCGTCGTCTCCTCCTTCGCGTGGGATTCCGCGACCGGCAGCCAGATCGTCACCGCCGCCGCCAAGGCGGAGCACGTCGTGACGGGTGTGGCGCTGGCGCCCGGCGACGTCATCGAGCTTCGCGGCATGGCGGATGGCGGCGAGCCGCTGCGCACCGACTATCTCGACGTCAGCGCCGGCAGCGCCCCCGGCCCGGCCAGCAGCTTCGCCGTCGAGGCGGAGGACCTGACGCTCGTTTCCGGCTTCGAGGCGGTGCGCAACGGGGCCGCCTCGGCCTCCTACGTCCTGCAGCAGTCCGGCGGAGGGACCGCGCGCGCGAGCTTCACCATGGAGCAGACCGGCCATTTCGACCTGACGATCCGCTATTTCGACGAGAGCGACGGCGTCTCGGAGCTCTGGGTGAAGGTGAACGGCGTCGAAGTCGACCGCTTCCTCTGGGACGACGTGACGGGCTCCACCCTCGCCAGCAAGGCCAGCCTCGCGCAGCATGTCATCGCGGGGCTCGACCTGCGGGCCGGCGACGTGATCGAGCTCGAGGGGCGGGGCGACGGCGGCGAGCCGCTGCGCCTCGACCGGCTCGACTTCGAGGCGCGGGACGATGCGCCCGCGGGGCCCTTGCCGGATCTCTGGTACGAGGACGGCAACGACGTGGTGGTCGCGCTCAATGATGGCAGCGGCGCCTTCACCGAGGTGGTGACCGGCATCACCACGGACGTCACCTATTCGGCGGGGGGCGCCATCCGGGCGGGGGCCTCGATCCTGAGCGCGGATCTCGACGGCGACGGGCTGAACGACTTCCTCAAGGTCTTCACCACCGGACCGGAGCTTCCGGCGATCCCGGCGGGCGCGTCGCAGGTGCCCTACCGGTTCACCGTCACGACGGAAGTCTACCTCAACGACGGGGCCATGGGCTTCGATCTCGCGGCGAGTTCGGACGAGGTCTTCGACATCCTGATCGGCGACGTGGAGCTCGACGCCGGGGAGCCTCCGGCAGACCTGTTCCGCGCCCATGCCGCGGGCGACATCGACGCGGATGGCGACATCGACTACCTCGCCGGAAGCTACCTCGGCGGCGCGCTCTTCGTGCTGGAGAACGACGGGGCCAACGCCTTCTCGCTGCAGGCCGCAACCCCCATCGCGGTGCTCGGCTACACGCCGAACGAGGCGCTGCTGGCGGACATGAACGGCGACGAGTTGCTGGATGCCGTCGTGACCACCGGCGCCGACTGGAACGGCCTTGCCATCACGGTCAATGACGGCACGGGCCAGATGGTCACAACCGCCGGGCGCGGCGGCGGCGAGGGCGGCGCCGGGAACCCGCAGGTCGCCGACCTCGACGGAGACGGGGATCTCGACGTGATCTACTCCCTCGCGGGCGAGGACTCCGCGCTCTATGCCGTGCTGAACGACGGGACTGGGCATGAGGATGGCGCCGGCGTGCGGATCGGCACGATCGACGGTGGCGTGGGCACGAAACTCGCCGCGGATTTCGATGGCGACGGCGACGTCGAGATGGTGACGGCCTCCCTCAGCGACGAGGACTACGGCGTGCCGGCGGGGCTGCGGACCTTCGAGCTTGTGCGGGACGCTGCGGGCGACCGGTTCGAGGAGGTTTCCTATGACCCGGACATCGTGGGCCGGGTGCTCGCGCCGGAAGATTACGACGGCGACGGCGATCTCGACATGCTGATCTTTTCCTCGGGCCTGCGGCTTCTGGTGAACGATGGCGCGGGCAATTTCAGCCTCGGCGACGAGATCGTGCCGCCCTTCGTTTCCACCGAGGTCTCGTGGGTGCCGCGCGTCGGCACCGGCGATTTCGACACGGCGGACACGTTCCTGTTCTGA
- a CDS encoding twin-arginine translocation signal domain-containing protein, with the protein MITTASPRGLSRRQLLSRASAAGASFVVGAGFMAAPNAAWAIETANLDARVFATLVQMARDIYPHDRIPDENYVIAVKGYDTPEAAPGIAAGIALLDAAAGGRGFASYLDTGWERDRVDILRGMEESAFFQQVRGGLVTGLYNQKAVWPLFGYEGESYSKGGYIERGFDDIAWL; encoded by the coding sequence ATGATCACAACAGCAAGCCCACGAGGACTGTCTCGGCGCCAGCTCCTGTCCCGGGCCAGCGCGGCCGGGGCGTCCTTCGTCGTCGGAGCCGGCTTCATGGCAGCCCCGAACGCTGCCTGGGCAATCGAGACCGCGAACCTCGACGCGCGGGTCTTCGCGACGCTCGTGCAGATGGCGCGCGACATCTACCCCCACGACCGCATCCCCGACGAGAACTACGTGATCGCCGTGAAGGGCTACGACACGCCCGAGGCGGCCCCCGGCATCGCCGCCGGGATCGCGCTGCTCGACGCCGCCGCGGGCGGCCGGGGCTTTGCCAGCTACCTCGACACCGGCTGGGAGCGCGACCGCGTCGACATCCTGCGCGGCATGGAGGAGAGCGCCTTCTTCCAGCAGGTGCGCGGCGGGCTGGTCACCGGCCTCTACAACCAGAAGGCCGTCTGGCCGCTCTTCGGCTACGAGGGCGAAAGCTACTCGAAGGGCGGCTACATCGAGCGCGGCTTCGACGACATCGCGTGGCTCTGA
- the acnA gene encoding aconitate hydratase AcnA — protein MVPSRSVQIPGATLVVTDLPAILAGLIDRLPHVLRLLAENHLRCGGDAEELRRALERKLRGEDTGFELMFRPNRLLMHDTTCTPALADIAGLRDALAEAGADPSVLAPSLPVEVSVDHSLAVDVFARAGAPEVNLRNEIARNAERYSFMKWASEVMETVHVNPPGTGIMHTLNLEQYASLLETGADGRAHPDMMLGTDSHTPMINGIGVLGWGIGGLEAESVMFGQTVSLAMPEVVGVRLEGRLPDGVTSTDLALELTHRLRVLDVTGAYVEFFGPGVQALTADDRAVIANMAPEYGATTGFFPADCNSVAYLVRTGRPEALTSAIEPAFRAMGLWFDPDATPSFDRQIALDLGTLEPTLAGPRRPQDSLPARAAREAVEGAIGRALPVLAARPEALPDGGIGVAAITSCTNTSDPRLLIAAGLLAGKARARGLAPAPWVKTSLAPGSPSAASYLARAGLLEGLEAVGFGIVGFGCTTCIGNSGPLPEAVEDALAEGKAVAAVLSGNRNFPGRVHAKLDLGFLASPPMVVAFALLGHVRADITRDPLGHDASGAPVYLSDLWPRAEEIEAAMARAFRAEDVQADFRAALDNHDWAALGAPSTARFPWDPESRNLRRPKFARAASTTALGPLTARPLLVLGDDMTTDHISPAGWIDPESAAGRWLIARGGDPRNLNVYASYRGNWEVMLRGLFTNRMAVNYLNPDLPPAHLRSEAGEVLALHEAAERFEAAGTPVVIFAGERYGMGSSRDWAAKGAALLGVRAVIARSFERIHRTNLIGMGILPIEITDGFIPAEGGLRLTDEVALCVEADGLQPRQETEVVVSRGDLVRRIAGRVAVETEQEVETLRAGGVLPKILAEQLGRSEVCLPA, from the coding sequence ATGGTGCCCTCCCGCTCTGTCCAGATCCCCGGCGCGACGCTGGTTGTGACCGATCTGCCCGCGATCCTTGCCGGCCTTATCGACCGGCTGCCGCACGTTCTGCGGCTGCTGGCCGAGAACCACCTGCGCTGCGGCGGCGACGCGGAGGAACTGCGCCGCGCGCTCGAGCGGAAGCTGCGCGGCGAGGACACCGGGTTCGAACTCATGTTCCGGCCGAACCGCCTCCTGATGCACGACACCACCTGCACCCCGGCGCTCGCGGACATCGCGGGGCTGCGCGACGCGCTGGCCGAGGCGGGGGCGGATCCTTCGGTGCTCGCACCCTCGCTGCCGGTCGAGGTGTCGGTCGATCACTCGCTGGCGGTGGATGTCTTTGCCCGCGCCGGGGCGCCGGAGGTCAACCTGCGCAACGAGATCGCCCGCAACGCCGAGCGCTACAGCTTCATGAAATGGGCCTCCGAGGTGATGGAGACGGTGCACGTCAACCCGCCGGGCACCGGCATCATGCACACGCTCAACCTTGAACAATACGCGAGCCTGCTCGAGACCGGCGCGGACGGGCGCGCCCATCCCGACATGATGCTCGGCACCGACAGCCACACGCCGATGATCAATGGCATCGGCGTGCTCGGCTGGGGCATCGGCGGGCTCGAGGCGGAGAGCGTGATGTTCGGCCAGACGGTCTCGCTCGCCATGCCCGAGGTGGTCGGCGTGCGGCTCGAAGGGAGGCTGCCGGATGGCGTCACCTCGACCGACCTCGCGCTCGAGCTGACGCACCGGCTGCGGGTTCTCGACGTCACCGGGGCCTATGTGGAATTCTTCGGGCCGGGGGTGCAGGCGCTCACCGCCGACGACCGCGCGGTGATTGCGAACATGGCGCCCGAGTACGGCGCCACCACCGGCTTCTTCCCGGCGGACTGCAACTCGGTCGCCTACCTTGTCCGCACCGGCCGCCCCGAGGCGCTGACCTCGGCGATTGAACCGGCCTTCCGCGCCATGGGCCTGTGGTTCGACCCCGATGCCACGCCCTCGTTCGACCGGCAGATCGCGCTCGATTTGGGCACGCTCGAGCCGACGCTGGCCGGGCCGCGCCGCCCGCAGGACAGCTTGCCCGCCCGCGCCGCGCGGGAGGCGGTGGAGGGAGCGATCGGCCGCGCCCTGCCGGTCCTCGCCGCGCGGCCCGAAGCACTGCCCGACGGCGGCATCGGCGTCGCCGCGATCACCAGCTGCACCAATACCTCGGACCCGCGCCTGCTGATCGCGGCGGGCCTGCTGGCCGGCAAGGCGCGGGCGCGCGGCCTTGCCCCCGCGCCCTGGGTCAAGACCTCGCTCGCCCCCGGATCGCCCTCGGCCGCCAGCTACCTGGCACGCGCCGGGCTGCTTGAGGGGCTCGAGGCGGTCGGCTTCGGCATCGTCGGCTTCGGCTGCACCACCTGCATCGGCAATTCCGGCCCGCTGCCCGAGGCGGTGGAGGACGCGCTGGCCGAGGGCAAGGCTGTGGCGGCGGTGCTCTCGGGCAACCGCAACTTCCCGGGCCGGGTGCATGCCAAGCTCGACCTCGGCTTCCTTGCCTCGCCGCCGATGGTGGTGGCCTTCGCGTTGCTGGGCCATGTGCGCGCCGACATCACGCGCGATCCGCTCGGCCATGACGCATCGGGCGCGCCGGTCTACCTGTCGGACCTCTGGCCCCGCGCCGAGGAGATCGAGGCCGCCATGGCGCGCGCCTTCCGCGCCGAAGATGTGCAGGCCGACTTCCGCGCCGCACTCGACAACCACGACTGGGCGGCGCTCGGGGCCCCGTCCACGGCGCGCTTCCCGTGGGACCCGGAGTCGCGCAACCTGCGCCGCCCGAAGTTCGCCCGTGCCGCCAGCACGACCGCGCTCGGTCCGCTGACCGCCCGGCCGCTGCTGGTGCTCGGCGACGACATGACCACCGACCACATCTCGCCCGCGGGCTGGATCGACCCAGAAAGCGCGGCGGGCCGCTGGCTGATCGCGCGCGGCGGCGATCCGAGGAACCTCAACGTCTACGCCAGCTACCGCGGCAACTGGGAGGTGATGCTGCGCGGGCTCTTCACCAACCGCATGGCGGTGAACTACCTCAATCCCGACCTGCCTCCGGCTCACCTGCGCAGCGAGGCGGGCGAAGTGCTGGCGCTGCACGAGGCAGCCGAGCGCTTCGAGGCCGCTGGCACGCCGGTGGTGATCTTCGCCGGCGAGCGCTACGGCATGGGGTCGAGCCGCGACTGGGCTGCCAAGGGCGCGGCGCTGCTCGGGGTGCGCGCGGTGATCGCCCGCAGCTTCGAGCGCATCCACCGCACCAACCTGATCGGCATGGGCATCCTGCCGATCGAGATCACCGACGGGTTCATCCCCGCCGAGGGCGGGCTGCGGCTGACCGACGAGGTCGCGCTCTGCGTCGAGGCGGACGGTCTGCAGCCCCGGCAGGAGACCGAGGTGGTGGTGAGCCGCGGCGATCTCGTCCGCCGGATCGCGGGCCGCGTCGCGGTCGAGACCGAGCAGGAAGTCGAGACGCTGAGGGCGGGGGGCGTGCTGCCGAAGATCCTCGCCGAGCAGCTGGGCCGGAGCGAGGTCTGCCTCCCGGCCTGA
- a CDS encoding RsmB/NOP family class I SAM-dependent RNA methyltransferase, producing the protein MTPSARLQAALDLMGEVDSVARPADAVISAWLRARRKLDDRDRGAILEMLQELLRHRARLGWWLDRFGRGDTPRNRLLAWLMLAEGRTPDQVKRLFSGGKFAPAALTDAEASLLNKLRGCTMVHPAMPEEVRLECPDWAAGPLRRRFGEAFGAEMAALLTPPTLDLRVNTIKATREAMLLELKALGIPAEMSTLAPHGIRVRERLSLARLDPLKSGEIEIQDEGSQLVAMLVDARPGDRVVDFCAGAGGKTLAIAAQMNNKGRIIACDVNEGRLKRSAERFRKAGVHNAETRLLASETDRWVKRHKGGFDRVLVDAPCSGTGTWRRNPDARWRAPEEKGLDNLVALQARILASAARLVKPGGRLVYATCSMLPEENEEQVTAFLAAHPDFRVVPLRETAPQMTGSAHGEHLSLTPARHDTDGFFAAVLQRGAPAPEAETA; encoded by the coding sequence ATGACCCCATCTGCCCGCCTGCAAGCCGCCCTCGATCTCATGGGGGAAGTCGACAGCGTCGCGCGCCCCGCGGATGCCGTCATCTCTGCCTGGCTCCGCGCCCGGCGGAAGTTGGACGACAGGGACCGGGGCGCCATCCTCGAGATGCTCCAAGAGCTTCTTCGCCATCGCGCGCGGCTTGGCTGGTGGCTGGACAGGTTCGGGCGCGGCGACACGCCCCGCAACCGGCTGCTGGCCTGGCTCATGCTGGCGGAGGGCCGCACGCCCGACCAGGTCAAACGGCTGTTCAGCGGCGGCAAGTTCGCGCCCGCCGCCCTGACGGACGCCGAGGCCTCGCTGCTGAACAAGCTGCGGGGCTGCACGATGGTGCATCCCGCCATGCCCGAGGAGGTGCGCCTCGAATGCCCCGACTGGGCGGCCGGTCCGCTGCGGCGGCGTTTCGGCGAGGCCTTCGGGGCCGAGATGGCGGCGCTGCTGACGCCGCCGACCCTCGATCTGCGGGTCAACACGATCAAGGCGACGCGCGAGGCCATGCTGCTCGAGCTGAAGGCGCTCGGGATCCCGGCGGAGATGTCGACGCTGGCGCCCCACGGGATCCGCGTGAGGGAGCGCCTCTCGCTCGCGCGCCTCGATCCGCTGAAGAGCGGCGAGATCGAGATCCAGGACGAGGGCTCGCAGCTTGTCGCCATGCTGGTCGATGCCCGCCCGGGCGATCGCGTGGTCGACTTCTGCGCCGGTGCCGGCGGCAAGACCCTCGCCATCGCCGCGCAGATGAACAACAAGGGCCGCATCATCGCCTGCGACGTCAACGAAGGCCGGCTGAAGCGCTCCGCCGAACGCTTCCGCAAGGCCGGGGTGCACAATGCCGAGACGCGCCTGCTGGCCAGCGAGACCGACCGCTGGGTCAAGCGCCACAAGGGCGGTTTCGATCGCGTCCTCGTCGATGCGCCCTGCAGCGGCACCGGCACCTGGCGGCGCAATCCCGACGCCCGCTGGCGCGCGCCCGAGGAGAAGGGCCTCGACAACCTCGTGGCGCTCCAGGCCCGGATCCTCGCCAGCGCGGCCCGGCTGGTGAAACCCGGTGGCCGGCTGGTCTACGCGACCTGCTCGATGCTGCCCGAAGAGAACGAGGAGCAGGTGACCGCCTTCCTCGCGGCGCACCCGGACTTCCGCGTCGTGCCGCTGCGCGAGACCGCGCCGCAGATGACCGGCTCGGCCCATGGCGAGCATCTTTCCCTGACGCCCGCGCGCCATGATACCGACGGCTTCTTCGCCGCCGTGCTGCAGCGCGGGGCGCCTGCACCGGAGGCGGAAACCGCCTGA
- a CDS encoding ribbon-helix-helix domain-containing protein gives MCQLFAGQDPTRYSSTTRRLRLNGQSTSIRLENAFWDILDQIAEADGVSTPAFISRLHSEVLETRGEPTNFTSLLRTACLVFAGQSSATAHQGDSLALAAE, from the coding sequence ATGTGCCAACTATTTGCCGGGCAGGATCCCACCCGTTATTCCTCGACCACCCGCCGGCTGCGCCTCAACGGCCAGAGCACCAGCATCCGGCTCGAGAATGCCTTCTGGGACATCCTCGACCAGATCGCCGAGGCCGACGGCGTCTCGACCCCTGCCTTCATCTCGCGGCTGCACTCCGAGGTGCTCGAGACCCGCGGCGAGCCGACCAACTTCACCTCGCTGCTGCGCACCGCCTGCCTGGTCTTCGCCGGCCAGTCGAGTGCCACCGCGCACCAGGGTGACAGCCTGGCCCTGGCCGCGGAATAG
- a CDS encoding VOC family protein codes for MAKAIHSMIRVLDEARSVDFYRRAFALEVADRLDFDDFTLIYLSNSETGFELELTVNKGRSEPYALGDGYGHLAVSVADLDAEHARFEAEGLAPRKLVEFAPSGTRIARFFFVADPDGYQIEVLERSGRFA; via the coding sequence TTGGCAAAGGCCATTCACAGCATGATCCGCGTGCTCGACGAGGCACGCTCGGTCGATTTCTACCGCCGCGCCTTCGCCCTCGAGGTCGCCGACAGGCTGGATTTCGACGATTTCACGCTGATCTATCTCAGCAATTCCGAAACCGGTTTCGAGCTCGAGCTGACCGTGAACAAGGGCCGCAGCGAGCCCTACGCGCTGGGGGACGGCTACGGCCACCTGGCCGTCTCGGTTGCCGATCTCGACGCCGAACACGCCCGCTTCGAGGCCGAGGGCCTTGCCCCGCGCAAGCTCGTGGAATTCGCGCCGTCCGGCACCCGGATCGCGCGCTTCTTCTTCGTCGCCGATCCCGACGGCTACCAGATCGAGGTCCTCGAACGGAGCGGCCGCTTTGCCTGA